The following are encoded in a window of Magnolia sinica isolate HGM2019 chromosome 11, MsV1, whole genome shotgun sequence genomic DNA:
- the LOC131218315 gene encoding DNA mismatch repair protein MSH4-like: protein MVIIAHPNKLAPDGMVGVSELVDRCYTSTKNVIMARGCFDDTKEAVLVKSLAAKEPSALALDTYYKQYYLCLAAAATTIKW from the exons ATGGTGATCATTGCCCACCCGAACAAGCTCGCACCAGATGGTATGGTTGGAGTTTCGGAGCTGGTTGATAGATGTTATACGTCAACCAAGAAT GTTATCATGGCTCGTGGGTGCTTTGATGATACTAAG GAGGCTGTGTTGGTTAAAAGTTTGGCTGCCAAGGAACCATCTGCTCTTGCCTTGGATACTTATTACAAGCAGTATTATCTCTGTttggctgctgctgctactactaTCAAATGGTAA